In Candidatus Margulisiibacteriota bacterium, the genomic stretch ACGCGCGGCAAGACCGGACGCGTGATCGGCAATCTGCTGAATATCCTCACCGTGCTGAAAGGTTTGCCGCTGGCCTACAACCGCGATCTGCAGGAAGACAAACAGCCTTTGTTCGACACGGTGCGGACGGTTTCGGACTGCCTGCGGGTTTTGACCGGCCTGTGGCGGACACTCCAGTTTCGGCCAGACAAAATGGCGGCGGACGCGGCCAGAGGTTTTTCGACGGCGACGGATCTGGCGGATTATCTGGCGCGCCAGAATATGCCTTTCCGTGAAGCGCACGAAATCACCGGACGCCTTGTGCGTTATGCTCTGGAGCGGGACAGGACTTTGCCGGAATTAACGCTGGCCGAATATCAGACTTTTTCTAGCCGGATAAAACAGGATGTTTACAAATATATTTCGCTGGAAGGCTCGCTCCAGGCTCGCAATGTTTACGGAGGCACGGCTCCGGCGCAGGTAGCCGCGGCCTTGAAACGCGCTAAACGGAGACTTAAAAATGCGGTTTAGCAGCGCGCCGGTTTATAAAAAAGAATTTTCCGGTCAGGGAGTTTTTGTTTTTGCGGACAGCGCTAATCCGCGGCCCCAGGTTTTTCAGGGTAAACAGGAAGAGGTCTATGCCTATGACACCGCTGCCGGCCGGACTTTTTTAGTCGGTCTGGGCAAAAAAGCGGATTTTAGCGCGGACAAAACGCGGCTGGCGGCGTATCATCTGATTAAAGCCGCGGCTAAAGCCAAATTGACGCGGGTGGCCGCGGAATTGCCGCCCGTTTTTGATCTGGCGGCTTTTTTAGACGGCTGTTATTTGGCGAACTATCGATTTGCTGGCCGGCACAAAAAAACCAAAGAAAAAACTCCGGAGCAGATCGAAAAAGTTTATCTGCTTGGCCAGTATCCGTCCTTGAAGACCTTAATCCGCCGCCGGGAAATAATTTTTGCGGCGGTAGATCAGACTAAAGATCTGGTCAATCTGCCGGGCAATATCGTCACACCAGCTTATTTAGAAATGGTCGCTAAAAAGATAGCCGCAAAGTCAAAAGTTAAACTTTCTACTTTTAACTTAGCGCAGGCTAAACAGGCCGGGTTGACCGCCTTTGGCGCGGTGGCGCAGGGTGCGGACACGCCGGCTAAATTTATCGTTTTGCAGTATCTCAATGGCGGGCCAAAGCCTAAAATTGCCCTGGTCGGCAAAGGCGTTACTTTTGACAGCGGCGGTCTGTCTTTAAAACCCGCCGCCAATATGGGCGAGATGAAAACCGATATGGCTGGCGCGGCGGCTGTGCTGGCGGCTTTTGGCGTGCTGGTGGATTTGCGGGTTAAGCAGAATATTTTGTGTATTGTGCCCGCTACGGAAAATCTGCCGTCCGGACGCGCCTACAAGCCCGGTGATATTATTACCAGCGCGGATGGGCTGACCGTGGAGATCAACTCCACGGATGCGGAAGGCCGCCTGATCCTCTGCGACGCGCTCTGGTACGCGCAAAAACTGGGCGCCCAAAAGATCATTGATTACGCTACTTTGACCGGCGCCTGCCAGATCGCGCTGGGCGAGACGCGCGCCGGAGTGATGACTAATTCCCAAAATTTCCTCAATGACTATCTGGCCGCCGCGGAAAAGACTGGCGAAAAACACTGGCAGCTGCCTATGGATGCGGAGTATTTAGAACTGCTAAACTCCAAAACCGCGGACACCTTGAATAATTCCTCCGAACGGCTGGCCGGGACGATCAGCGCGGCCAAGTTTCTGGAAAGATTTATTCAAAAAGGCGTGGACTGGATCCACTGCGATATTGCCGGCACCGCTTTCTTAAAAAAACAGCAGCGTTATCTGGAGCCGCAGGCCACGGGCTTTGGCGTGCGCACGCTTGTTGAGCTGCTGGGACAGGAGGGCGGCCGGTGAACATTTTTTTAGCCCGGGTGTGGGCTTTGTTGCGGTCTATATTTTGGAATAAGCTTAATGACGCGGACATCGCTTTTTTGCGGGATTATTTAAACAAACAAGAGCAGATTTTGTTTTATTCTTTGCCGGCGTACGATCAGCGGCATTCGCTTGATGTGGCTTACACGGTGCGGGATTTGCTGGGCAAGCGCACCAAGATCGATCCCAATAAATTATACAAAGCCGCGCTGTTGCACGATGTGGGCAAGGCGCCGGCGCGTTTGCGGGTGCGCGACCGGGTTTGTCAGGCGCTGTTTTTTACGCTGCTGCCGCCGCTGGCCGATTATTTGGCCAATCGGGGCTCCGAGACGACAGGCTATTGGCGGCGGATCTTGTTTTTTTACAAATATCACCCGCGGCTGGGCGCGGCGTTGGTCAAGGGGATTTCCAGCAATGAGGTGCTTAATTTGATCGAGTGCCATCATGACGCTTATTGGCCCGGCGAGCCGAAAGAATTAACGATCCTGCGGGAAGCGGATAGTTTAAATTAACGCGTTCGGAATTATTCTCTTTAGCCGGATAAGCGTACCGGGCCCGCTGAATTAGGGGATAATTCCAAGTGTGTTTATTTCCGCGCGGAGTTTGGCTGCGGCCGCAGCCGGATCGGCGGCGTAAATAATTCCCCGTGAAGAATTGATTAAAAAACCAGAATTTTGTTTGTTCCGCGCGGCCTGTACTGTGCCGGCCAGCTCGCCGCCCTGCGCGCCGACACCGGGTATCAGTAGAAAAGCGGCGGGGATTATTTCACGGATGCCGCGGATTTCCTGCGGCTGCGTAGCGCCAACGACCGCGCCGCAATTGCCGTGCCGCTCCTGCCATTCCTGAATTTTAGCGGCGACTTTTTTGTATAAATCCGGCTTTTGAAAATCCTGCGCGCCTTGATTGCTGGTCAGGCAAAGCACGAAACTATATTTTTCCTGATATGCCAAAAAAGGCGCGATAGAGTCCTCGCCCATATAAGGCGCGAGTGTCACGGCGTCCGCATTGAGCTCCTCGAAGACCGCTTGGGCATAGGCGCGGGAAGTGTTGCCGATGTCGCCGCGTTTGGCGTCGAGAATGACCGGTATTTCCGCCGGAATATATTTAAGCGTGGCGGCTAGAGCTTTGAGTCCGGCCAGTCCGTACATTTCGTAAAAAGCTAGATTGGGCTTGTAACAGGCTGCCAGATCCCGCGTCGCGTCAATAATATATTTGTTGAATTCCAGAATTGGTTCGGCGGCGTGGCGGAATTTTTCCGGCAGTTTGGCACAGTCTGTATCCAGCCCCACACAGACAAAAGTTTTTTTCTCCTGAATACGCGTGTTTATTTTGGCTAAAAATTCATTCACGGCGGCATTATAGCATAGAAAAAATTTCTGAAATTTCTGCAGGCCGCTGACGATATCTATGAAATAATAAATTTAGGAGCAAAAGGTTATGCAAAAAATAAAAGCTTACACTCATCTGCCGTTTCGCACCACACTCTACACCCGTGAGATAGAGGTGTCGGCTTACGCTGAATTGCCCAATTGCGCGCTGGCGCTTTTTAATTACCAGGATTTGCCGGAGGATAAGCGCGGCAAGTTTTTCAATTTGCTGCGTTTGCTTTTTCCGTATCTATCGCGGCGCCTGCTTTTTACGCTGCTCAACAGTGAGAATACCTGTATCGATATTAGTTATGTCCGGCGCTCCAGCCGCAAGTACATAATTAAGGTTGCGCTGGAACGCGTGGCCAAACCGGTCAAGGCGCTTTGGGATTATCAAGCGCTGGAGCTGGCCGAGAGGGCGGAGGGTTAGCCGGATTTTATAAGCCTCGCAAGAGTTCACTCAAAGATAACCCCAGAGCTTCGGCGATTTTTTTCAGCGTCCTCAATCTGAGACTGTGAATGCCGTTTTCGATGCGGCTGACGGTGGCCGGCGTCAGGTCATTTTCATAACCAAACAGATTGACGGATTTCGGAATTTTTTCGCGCAATTCTCTTAAACGCTGGCCAAAACATTGGTCTATCTTCCGGTGTTGCGTAAACGTAATTGTAGGTGTCTATTATAAGCAGAGTGTTACGTATTCGTAATACGGGGTTAAAATAATTTTTGTCCGGTAATTCTTACGTAAGCCTCGCGGTATTTCTCGCTCGTTTTTTGCACAATGTCCGGCGGTAGAGCAGGGACTGGCGGCTCTTTGTTCCAGTGAATAGACTCCAGATAATCGCGCGCGAATTGTTTGTCAAAACTTTGCTGGGACTGCCCGGGCTGATACGTTTTGATATCCCAGAAACGCGAGGAGTCCGGCGTCAAAACTTCGTCAATTAAAATGAGTTCACCCTGCGCGTCCTGCCCGAACTCAAATTTGGTGTCAGCGATAATAATGCCCTTGGCCAGCGCATCCTGTGCCGCCAGCGTATACAAGGCCAAAGATTTTTGTTTGATCTGCGCGCCTAAATCCCGGCCGATCAGGTCATTCATTTTCGCCACGCTGATATTTTCGTCGTGTCCGGTCTCCGCTTTGGTCGACGGCGTGAAAAGCGGCTCCGGCAACCGGCTGCCCTGCCGCAGATT encodes the following:
- a CDS encoding argininosuccinate lyase, whose protein sequence is TRGKTGRVIGNLLNILTVLKGLPLAYNRDLQEDKQPLFDTVRTVSDCLRVLTGLWRTLQFRPDKMAADAARGFSTATDLADYLARQNMPFREAHEITGRLVRYALERDRTLPELTLAEYQTFSSRIKQDVYKYISLEGSLQARNVYGGTAPAQVAAALKRAKRRLKNAV
- a CDS encoding leucyl aminopeptidase, with protein sequence MRFSSAPVYKKEFSGQGVFVFADSANPRPQVFQGKQEEVYAYDTAAGRTFLVGLGKKADFSADKTRLAAYHLIKAAAKAKLTRVAAELPPVFDLAAFLDGCYLANYRFAGRHKKTKEKTPEQIEKVYLLGQYPSLKTLIRRREIIFAAVDQTKDLVNLPGNIVTPAYLEMVAKKIAAKSKVKLSTFNLAQAKQAGLTAFGAVAQGADTPAKFIVLQYLNGGPKPKIALVGKGVTFDSGGLSLKPAANMGEMKTDMAGAAAVLAAFGVLVDLRVKQNILCIVPATENLPSGRAYKPGDIITSADGLTVEINSTDAEGRLILCDALWYAQKLGAQKIIDYATLTGACQIALGETRAGVMTNSQNFLNDYLAAAEKTGEKHWQLPMDAEYLELLNSKTADTLNNSSERLAGTISAAKFLERFIQKGVDWIHCDIAGTAFLKKQQRYLEPQATGFGVRTLVELLGQEGGR
- a CDS encoding HD domain-containing protein — its product is MNIFLARVWALLRSIFWNKLNDADIAFLRDYLNKQEQILFYSLPAYDQRHSLDVAYTVRDLLGKRTKIDPNKLYKAALLHDVGKAPARLRVRDRVCQALFFTLLPPLADYLANRGSETTGYWRRILFFYKYHPRLGAALVKGISSNEVLNLIECHHDAYWPGEPKELTILREADSLN
- the pyrF gene encoding orotidine-5'-phosphate decarboxylase — translated: MNEFLAKINTRIQEKKTFVCVGLDTDCAKLPEKFRHAAEPILEFNKYIIDATRDLAACYKPNLAFYEMYGLAGLKALAATLKYIPAEIPVILDAKRGDIGNTSRAYAQAVFEELNADAVTLAPYMGEDSIAPFLAYQEKYSFVLCLTSNQGAQDFQKPDLYKKVAAKIQEWQERHGNCGAVVGATQPQEIRGIREIIPAAFLLIPGVGAQGGELAGTVQAARNKQNSGFLINSSRGIIYAADPAAAAAKLRAEINTLGIIP
- a CDS encoding helix-turn-helix domain-containing protein → MDQCFGQRLRELREKIPKSVNLFGYENDLTPATVSRIENGIHSLRLRTLKKIAEALGLSLSELLRGL
- a CDS encoding phosphoribosylaminoimidazolesuccinocarboxamide synthase, which translates into the protein MRPLTQFDLKVQPIKQGKVRALYDLGDKLLLAATDRLSAFDHIFAEGIPYKGQVLTGISRYWFEQTAARIKNHFLSAELKDFPPEFQQKELSGRAMLVRKTRVVPIECIVRGYLEGSGWKDYQKTGAICGHELPENLRQGSRLPEPLFTPSTKAETGHDENISVAKMNDLIGRDLGAQIKQKSLALYTLAAQDALAKGIIIADTKFEFGQDAQGELILIDEVLTPDSSRFWDIKTYQPGQSQQSFDKQFARDYLESIHWNKEPPVPALPPDIVQKTSEKYREAYVRITGQKLF